A stretch of Geobacter sp. DNA encodes these proteins:
- a CDS encoding MBL fold metallo-hydrolase, producing the protein MRLCLLASGSKGNSIYLETGDTRLLIDAGCSGREIVERLSSIDVDPASLHAILVSHEHGDHIRGVGTLARRLKIPVLISYPTLAGSSKLFARTSPLEFESGYSFAFRDLQIDPFPITHDACDPVGFVLESGEGKVGIATDLGIATRLVKEKLKGCRALVLEANHDEEMLLNGPYPWHLKQRIKSRHGHLSNNESMELLGDILHAELEAVFLAHLSEVNNHPEKVAEVTVSFMSRQTTCAPQLIVGTQYRASDMFCL; encoded by the coding sequence GTGCGATTGTGCCTGCTTGCCAGCGGCAGTAAGGGAAATTCGATCTATCTGGAGACCGGCGATACCCGGCTGCTCATCGACGCCGGCTGTTCCGGAAGGGAGATTGTCGAGCGGCTCTCCAGTATCGATGTCGACCCTGCCAGCCTGCATGCCATCCTGGTGAGCCATGAGCATGGCGATCACATCCGTGGTGTCGGGACTCTGGCACGGCGCCTGAAGATCCCGGTACTCATCAGTTATCCGACCCTTGCCGGCAGCTCGAAACTCTTTGCCCGGACCAGCCCCCTTGAATTTGAGTCCGGTTATTCGTTCGCCTTTCGCGATCTGCAGATCGATCCATTTCCCATTACGCACGATGCCTGCGACCCTGTGGGATTTGTCCTGGAGAGCGGGGAGGGGAAGGTCGGTATTGCCACTGACCTCGGCATTGCCACGCGGTTGGTAAAGGAGAAGCTGAAAGGCTGCCGAGCCCTGGTCCTTGAGGCAAACCATGATGAAGAGATGCTCCTGAACGGGCCATATCCCTGGCACCTGAAGCAGCGCATCAAATCACGGCACGGGCATCTTTCCAATAACGAATCCATGGAGCTTTTGGGGGATATCCTGCATGCGGAACTGGAAGCGGTTTTTCTGGCCCACCTCTCCGAGGTAAACAACCATCCGGAAAAGGTTGCCGAAGTCACCGTCTCGTTCATGAGCAGGCAAACGACCTGCGCACCACAGTTGATTGTCGGAACCCAGTACCGTGCGAGTGATATGTTTTGTCTCTGA
- a CDS encoding adenylosuccinate lyase produces MIERYSRPEMTAIWTPENRYRKWLDIEVFACEAHAELGNIPRDAVERIKAKANFDVARIDEIEKTVKHDVIAFLTSVADYIGDDSRFVHLGMTSSDVLDTSFALLLAEASDLIISDIKRLMEVIKRRAFEHKMTPMMGRSHGIHAEPVTFGLKMALWYDEMRRNLRRMEAARETVAYGKISGAVGTFANIDPRVEVYVCEKAGLKPAPCSTQVIQRDRHAEFFSALAIIASSIEKFAVEIRHLQRTEVLEAEEFFSKGQKGSSAMPHKRNPVLSENLTGLARLIRGYAVSAMENVALWHERDISHSSVERIIGPDATILLDFMLNRAIGLIDNLVIYPDNMMRNLNLMRGLIYSQRVLLKLATAGASREKAYTLVQRNAMKVWEEGKDFQDELCSDKDVRGYLGEDEIREAFDLGYHLKHVDTIFTRVFGG; encoded by the coding sequence GTGATCGAACGTTATTCCCGTCCCGAAATGACTGCCATCTGGACCCCTGAAAACCGTTACCGGAAATGGCTGGATATCGAGGTATTCGCCTGCGAGGCTCATGCTGAACTCGGCAACATCCCGCGCGACGCGGTCGAGCGGATCAAGGCAAAGGCGAACTTCGACGTGGCACGCATCGACGAGATAGAGAAGACGGTCAAACACGACGTGATCGCTTTTCTCACCTCTGTAGCCGATTACATCGGCGACGACTCCCGCTTCGTTCACCTTGGGATGACCTCTTCGGACGTGCTGGACACTTCCTTTGCCCTGTTGCTTGCCGAGGCCTCGGACCTGATCATCAGCGACATCAAGCGCCTGATGGAAGTCATAAAAAGGCGTGCCTTTGAACACAAGATGACTCCGATGATGGGGCGATCGCACGGCATCCATGCGGAACCGGTCACCTTCGGGCTCAAGATGGCGCTCTGGTATGACGAAATGCGCCGGAACCTCCGCCGCATGGAGGCTGCGCGGGAGACCGTGGCTTACGGCAAGATCTCCGGCGCAGTGGGGACCTTTGCCAACATCGATCCCCGGGTGGAGGTCTACGTCTGCGAAAAGGCCGGGCTCAAGCCGGCCCCCTGTTCGACCCAGGTCATCCAGCGCGACCGGCATGCCGAATTCTTCTCCGCCCTGGCGATCATCGCCTCTTCCATCGAAAAATTCGCCGTCGAGATCCGCCATCTGCAGCGTACCGAGGTCCTGGAGGCAGAGGAGTTCTTCAGCAAGGGGCAAAAAGGGTCTTCGGCCATGCCCCACAAACGGAACCCGGTCCTGTCGGAGAATCTCACCGGTCTTGCCCGCCTGATCCGCGGTTATGCTGTTTCAGCCATGGAGAACGTCGCCCTCTGGCACGAGCGCGACATCTCCCACTCTTCGGTCGAGCGGATCATCGGTCCGGATGCAACCATCCTGCTCGATTTCATGCTGAACCGGGCAATCGGCCTGATCGACAACCTGGTGATCTACCCCGACAACATGATGAGGAACCTCAATCTCATGCGGGGGCTGATCTACTCGCAACGGGTGCTGTTGAAACTTGCCACGGCCGGCGCTTCGCGAGAGAAGGCATACACGCTGGTGCAGCGCAATGCCATGAAGGTCTGGGAAGAGGGGAAGGACTTCCAGGATGAGCTCTGCAGCGACAAGGATGTACGGGGCTATCTCGGTGAGGATGAGATCCGGGAGGCGTTCGACCTGGGCTATCATCTGAAACATGTGGACACGATCTTCACGAGGGTGTTCGGTGGATAG
- a CDS encoding mechanosensitive ion channel produces MWTRSSRGCSVDRILDYFRAQETDGLYLFWSKELLIAVLIFACFWVASKIVKYLMMTWGPRFTAFTASDLDDRILTRVTPPTAMLVVFAGLYYAVTSLPFAEKIHVAASGAVFVVNMAILTNISYRVTDEVLAWYANRLAQRHGDGLDRQLIPLLEKLVTIFLASTALIITLKHFNYDILSLVTALGIGSLAIGLAAKDTLANMISGFTLMIDRPFRIGDRVQLKDGNWGDVTDIGLRTTKIKTVDNTLLIIPNSDLCNTTVINLAFPDVRAKGRINVGVAYGTDVELAKKLLVSTSLEIPEVLREPAPEAYFTAFGDSALALSLFFWVEEYTRVFSVTDKINTLLLTRFGEAGIVIPYPVRTIHLHKEQ; encoded by the coding sequence ATGTGGACACGATCTTCACGAGGGTGTTCGGTGGATAGGATTCTCGATTATTTCCGCGCCCAGGAGACCGACGGACTCTATCTTTTCTGGTCCAAGGAACTCCTGATCGCTGTTCTGATCTTTGCCTGTTTCTGGGTGGCTTCCAAGATCGTCAAGTATCTCATGATGACCTGGGGGCCGCGGTTCACCGCGTTCACCGCGTCGGACCTGGACGATCGCATCCTGACCAGGGTCACGCCGCCGACCGCCATGCTGGTGGTTTTTGCCGGGCTCTATTACGCGGTCACGTCGCTGCCGTTTGCCGAGAAGATCCATGTTGCCGCATCGGGAGCGGTCTTTGTCGTCAACATGGCGATTCTGACCAATATCTCCTATCGGGTCACGGACGAGGTCCTTGCCTGGTATGCCAACCGGCTGGCCCAGCGGCATGGCGATGGGCTCGATCGCCAGCTCATCCCGCTTCTGGAAAAGCTGGTCACCATCTTCCTGGCCAGTACGGCCTTGATCATCACCCTCAAGCACTTTAATTACGATATCCTCTCCCTGGTCACCGCCCTGGGAATCGGCTCGCTCGCCATCGGTCTGGCGGCCAAGGATACCCTGGCAAACATGATTTCGGGCTTTACCCTGATGATCGACCGGCCGTTCAGGATCGGCGACCGGGTCCAGTTGAAGGACGGCAACTGGGGAGATGTTACCGATATCGGGCTGCGGACCACCAAGATCAAGACGGTCGACAATACCCTGCTGATCATCCCCAACTCCGACCTCTGCAACACCACGGTCATCAACCTGGCATTCCCCGATGTCCGGGCAAAGGGGCGCATCAACGTCGGGGTGGCCTACGGCACAGATGTGGAACTGGCAAAAAAGCTGCTTGTGTCGACCTCCCTGGAGATACCGGAGGTCCTGCGGGAACCGGCGCCGGAGGCGTACTTTACCGCCTTTGGCGACAGTGCCCTTGCCCTTTCCCTGTTTTTCTGGGTTGAAGAGTATACGCGCGTCTTCTCCGTGACCGACAAGATCAATACGCTCCTCCTCACGCGATTCGGAGAGGCAGGAATCGTCATTCCCTATCCCGTTCGCACCATCCATCTGCACAAGGAACAATAA
- a CDS encoding phosphoribosylformylglycinamidine synthase produces the protein MAHRIEVALKDGIRDARGERVKREIEHFLHLPVDEVRTLDVYTVDAALSPEELVHVAAGPFSDPVIQAWSLDSPRATGFDYAVEVGFRPGVTDNVGRTAKEAIEYLIGRPLASGEAVYTSVQYLVTGRLGLADMERIATGLLCNTLIQRYTILAAADFQARGGFPATVPKVQSESRPEVREIDLNVADEELLRISKDGVLALTLEEMKIIQAHFRDPQILAERRKVGLGERPTDVELEALAQTWSEHCKHKIFAGTVLYEDEQGNRQEIKSLFKSFIQRTTRDVREKLGERDFCLSVFKDNAGVIRFNDDWSLVFKVETHNSPSALDPYGGALTGIVGVNRDPFGTGKGARLIFNTDVFCFADPFYDKPLPARLLHPRRIYEGVVEGVEHGGNKSGIPTVNGSLVFDERFAGKPLVFCGTAGIMPATINGEKSHEKEILPGDLIVMTGGRIGKDGIHGATFSSEELNENSPVSAVQIGDPITQKRMFDFLIRARDKGLYRFITDNGAGGLSSSIGEMSGECGGCRMDLAKAPLKYPGLNPWEILISEAQERMSLAVPPEHIDEFLGMARRFGVEATVLGEFTDTGIFQIMYGEQTVAFLPVAFMHEGLPPMILPAKWETRRHPEPQIASGADHTDDLKALLASLNVCSKESVVRRYDHEVQGGSIVKPFTGVADDGPSDAAVVRPILDSYEGVVVSHGICPRYSDIDTYHMTANSIDEGMRNYVAVGGSLDLVAGLDNFCWCDPVLSEKTPDGPYKMAQLVRSNQALYDICLAYNLPLISGKDSMKNDFYDGTTKISIPPTLLFSVIGKIEDIRKAVTMDLKRPGDIVYLLGKTGNELGASEFLNLKGFVGNNVPVVDAAKAYRRYQAYHEAVLAGVVASCHDLSDGGLAVASAESAFAGGYGMTIDLASVLWKGEMTARNDTVLLFSESASRHLVTVHPENRERFEAIMSGNCFASIGLVTAEPVLDIAGLDGNSVIRAGLAELKESWQKTLRDL, from the coding sequence ATGGCCCATCGTATCGAGGTTGCCCTCAAGGACGGAATTCGCGATGCCCGCGGCGAGCGGGTAAAAAGAGAGATCGAACATTTCCTGCATCTGCCCGTGGACGAAGTCCGCACCCTGGATGTCTATACGGTGGATGCAGCGCTGTCGCCCGAGGAGTTGGTGCATGTTGCCGCGGGCCCTTTCAGCGATCCGGTGATCCAGGCCTGGAGTCTCGACAGTCCACGGGCAACCGGATTCGATTATGCCGTCGAGGTCGGCTTCCGCCCCGGTGTCACCGACAACGTGGGGCGCACTGCCAAGGAGGCGATCGAGTATCTGATCGGCCGGCCGCTTGCATCGGGGGAAGCGGTCTACACCTCTGTGCAGTACCTGGTGACGGGCCGACTCGGCCTCGCCGACATGGAGCGGATTGCCACCGGTCTCCTCTGCAATACCCTGATCCAGCGCTATACAATCCTTGCTGCTGCCGATTTCCAGGCCCGCGGCGGGTTCCCCGCAACGGTGCCCAAGGTCCAGTCCGAGTCCAGGCCGGAGGTCCGTGAAATCGACCTGAACGTTGCCGACGAAGAGTTGCTGAGAATCAGCAAGGATGGGGTCCTGGCCCTGACCCTCGAAGAGATGAAGATCATCCAGGCGCATTTCCGGGATCCGCAGATATTGGCAGAACGGCGCAAGGTGGGGTTGGGGGAAAGACCGACCGACGTCGAGCTGGAGGCGCTGGCCCAGACCTGGTCGGAACACTGCAAGCATAAGATCTTCGCCGGCACGGTGCTGTACGAAGACGAGCAGGGGAACCGGCAGGAGATCAAATCCCTGTTCAAGTCGTTCATCCAGCGGACCACCAGAGATGTCCGGGAAAAGCTGGGGGAGCGGGACTTCTGTCTGTCGGTTTTCAAGGACAATGCCGGTGTGATACGTTTCAATGACGACTGGTCCCTGGTCTTCAAGGTCGAGACCCACAACTCCCCGTCAGCCCTTGACCCCTATGGTGGGGCGCTCACCGGCATCGTCGGCGTCAACCGCGATCCCTTTGGTACGGGGAAGGGTGCCAGGCTGATCTTCAACACCGATGTCTTCTGTTTTGCCGACCCGTTCTACGACAAGCCTCTTCCTGCCCGGCTGCTGCATCCCCGCCGCATCTACGAAGGGGTGGTGGAGGGGGTCGAGCATGGCGGCAACAAGAGCGGCATCCCCACGGTCAACGGTTCGCTGGTCTTTGATGAGCGGTTTGCCGGCAAGCCGCTGGTCTTTTGCGGCACGGCCGGGATCATGCCGGCGACCATCAATGGCGAAAAATCCCACGAGAAAGAGATCCTGCCGGGCGACCTGATCGTCATGACCGGCGGCCGCATCGGCAAGGACGGGATTCATGGCGCCACCTTTTCCTCGGAAGAGTTGAACGAAAACTCCCCGGTTTCGGCGGTGCAGATCGGCGACCCGATCACCCAGAAGCGGATGTTCGACTTCCTGATCCGCGCCCGGGACAAGGGGCTCTATCGGTTCATCACCGACAATGGCGCCGGCGGTCTCTCTTCCTCCATCGGCGAGATGTCGGGGGAATGCGGTGGCTGCCGGATGGACCTTGCCAAGGCACCCCTCAAGTATCCCGGTCTCAACCCATGGGAGATCCTCATCTCGGAGGCCCAGGAGCGGATGTCCCTGGCTGTGCCACCGGAGCATATCGATGAATTCCTGGGGATGGCAAGGCGCTTCGGTGTCGAGGCGACCGTCCTGGGCGAGTTCACCGACACCGGCATATTCCAGATCATGTACGGCGAGCAGACTGTAGCCTTCCTGCCGGTGGCGTTCATGCACGAGGGGCTCCCCCCCATGATCCTCCCGGCAAAATGGGAGACCAGACGGCACCCCGAGCCGCAGATCGCTTCCGGAGCAGACCATACGGATGACCTGAAGGCGCTGCTTGCCTCCCTCAATGTCTGCTCCAAGGAGTCGGTGGTCAGGCGCTACGATCACGAGGTGCAGGGAGGGAGCATTGTCAAGCCGTTCACCGGGGTTGCGGATGACGGCCCATCCGATGCCGCTGTCGTTCGACCCATCCTCGATTCCTACGAGGGAGTGGTCGTCAGCCACGGCATCTGCCCCCGTTACAGCGACATCGACACCTACCACATGACCGCCAATTCCATCGACGAAGGGATGCGCAACTATGTGGCCGTCGGCGGTTCACTGGATCTGGTGGCCGGCCTGGACAACTTCTGCTGGTGCGACCCGGTTCTCTCCGAGAAGACCCCTGACGGACCGTACAAGATGGCCCAACTGGTCAGGTCCAACCAGGCGCTTTACGACATCTGCCTTGCCTATAACCTGCCGCTCATCTCCGGCAAGGATTCCATGAAAAACGACTTCTACGACGGTACCACGAAGATCTCCATCCCGCCGACCCTTCTCTTTTCCGTGATCGGCAAGATCGAGGATATCCGCAAGGCAGTCACCATGGACCTGAAACGACCCGGCGACATCGTCTACCTCCTGGGCAAGACCGGCAACGAACTGGGGGCCTCGGAATTCCTGAACCTGAAGGGCTTTGTCGGCAACAACGTCCCGGTGGTCGATGCCGCCAAGGCCTATCGCCGTTACCAGGCCTATCATGAAGCGGTTCTGGCCGGGGTCGTTGCCTCTTGCCACGACCTGTCCGATGGCGGCCTGGCCGTTGCTTCCGCCGAATCCGCCTTTGCCGGCGGGTACGGGATGACCATCGATCTTGCCTCCGTACTCTGGAAAGGTGAGATGACGGCACGAAACGACACCGTGCTGCTCTTCAGCGAATCCGCCTCCCGTCACCTGGTGACGGTCCATCCCGAGAACCGCGAGCGTTTTGAGGCGATCATGAGCGGCAACTGCTTCGCGTCCATCGGACTGGTCACGGCTGAGCCAGTGCTTGACATCGCGGGGCTTGACGGGAACAGCGTGATCCGGGCGGGACTGGCTGAACTGAAAGAATCCTGGCAGAAAACCCTGAGGGACCTGTAA
- a CDS encoding phosphoribosylformylglycinamidine synthase subunit PurQ: MAHKARAIVITGNGTNCEVEAAHACRLGGFDEAVIAHIADILTGGVRLDDFHFLNLTGGFLDGDDLGSAKAQANRLRYARIAGSEEHLLDQLIRFIADGKPILGVCNGFQMMVKMGLLPALDGTYLNQEATLTFNDCGRFQDRWVYLKVNPDAPSIFTQGIEKGIYLPIRHGEGKFVAASPAVLEQIENRNLSVLKYADSAYETPVMEFPLNPNGSQNAIAGICDASGRLMGLMPHPEAFVHRTNHPRWTREELPEDGDGLILFRNAAEYVKKNLC, translated from the coding sequence ATGGCACACAAAGCACGCGCAATCGTCATAACCGGCAACGGCACCAACTGCGAGGTGGAGGCAGCCCATGCCTGCCGCCTGGGGGGATTCGACGAGGCGGTCATCGCCCATATCGCCGATATCCTGACCGGCGGGGTCCGTCTCGATGATTTCCATTTTCTCAACCTGACCGGGGGGTTCCTGGATGGCGACGACCTGGGAAGCGCCAAGGCACAGGCCAATCGACTCAGGTATGCCCGGATAGCGGGGAGCGAGGAGCATCTGCTGGATCAGCTGATCCGCTTCATCGCCGATGGCAAGCCGATCCTGGGGGTCTGCAACGGTTTCCAGATGATGGTGAAGATGGGGCTTCTGCCGGCACTGGACGGCACCTATCTCAACCAGGAGGCAACCCTTACCTTCAACGACTGCGGCCGTTTCCAGGATCGCTGGGTCTATCTGAAGGTCAATCCCGATGCGCCTTCGATCTTTACCCAGGGGATCGAAAAGGGGATCTACCTGCCGATCCGCCATGGTGAAGGGAAATTCGTCGCTGCCTCGCCGGCGGTGCTCGAACAGATCGAAAACCGCAACCTGTCGGTCCTCAAATATGCCGACTCTGCCTACGAAACGCCTGTCATGGAGTTCCCCTTAAACCCCAATGGCTCCCAGAATGCCATTGCCGGCATCTGCGATGCCAGTGGCAGGCTGATGGGGTTGATGCCCCATCCCGAGGCCTTTGTCCACCGGACCAACCATCCCCGCTGGACGCGTGAAGAACTCCCCGAGGATGGGGATGGCCTGATCCTGTTCCGGAATGCAGCCGAGTATGTGAAAAAGAACCTCTGTTGA
- a CDS encoding amidophosphoribosyltransferase yields the protein MKFARPEEECGIFGIYNHKEAANLTYLGLYALQHRGQEACGIVSSDGQNLFSHKSMGLVADVFGNPDIFRYLPGNSAIGHVRYSTTGDSVVKNVQPILVNYSRGSIAVSHNGNIVNSQLIRAELEAWGSIFQTTMDTEIIVHLLAASKSSSLEDRIIEALNRIKGAYCLLFLTETRMVAARDPHGFRPLCLGKLGNSYVVASESCALDLIEAEFIREIEPGEMVVIGKDGVTSHFPFKKEIPAPCIFEFVYFARPDSFIFGKNVYQVRKELGRQLAREHGIEADIVIPVPDSGVPAAMGYAEESGLRFEMGLIRNHYVGRTFIEPAQSIRHFGVKIKLNPVREILKGKRVVVIDDSIVRGTTSRKIVKMVRNAGAKEVHMRISSPPTSYPCYYGIDTPNRKELISSSHTIEEIRRYITADSLGYLSREGLMQAVGGKAGCHCHACFTGEYPIQFPRLGPEPQLDLFEKEPLL from the coding sequence ATGAAGTTTGCAAGGCCCGAAGAAGAATGCGGCATTTTTGGCATCTACAACCATAAGGAAGCGGCCAACCTGACCTATCTCGGACTGTATGCCCTTCAACACCGCGGGCAGGAGGCGTGCGGCATCGTCTCGTCCGATGGACAGAATCTCTTCTCCCACAAGAGCATGGGGCTGGTTGCCGATGTCTTCGGCAACCCCGACATCTTCAGGTACCTCCCCGGCAATTCCGCCATAGGCCATGTCCGCTATTCCACTACCGGCGATTCGGTCGTCAAGAACGTCCAGCCGATCCTGGTCAACTACTCCCGCGGCTCCATCGCCGTCTCCCACAACGGCAACATCGTCAATTCCCAGCTGATCAGGGCCGAACTGGAGGCATGGGGATCGATCTTCCAGACTACCATGGACACTGAGATCATCGTCCACCTCCTGGCCGCCTCCAAATCCAGCAGCCTGGAAGACCGGATCATCGAGGCACTCAACCGTATCAAAGGGGCCTACTGCCTCCTGTTTCTCACCGAAACCCGCATGGTTGCAGCCAGGGACCCCCATGGCTTCCGGCCGCTCTGCCTCGGCAAGCTGGGCAACTCCTATGTGGTCGCCTCGGAAAGCTGTGCCCTCGACCTGATCGAGGCCGAATTCATCCGCGAGATCGAACCGGGCGAGATGGTGGTGATCGGCAAGGACGGCGTGACCTCCCACTTCCCCTTCAAGAAGGAGATCCCGGCCCCCTGCATCTTCGAATTCGTCTATTTTGCCCGTCCCGATTCCTTCATCTTCGGCAAGAACGTCTACCAGGTCCGCAAGGAGCTTGGCCGGCAACTGGCCAGGGAGCACGGCATCGAGGCCGATATCGTCATCCCGGTCCCGGATTCCGGGGTGCCGGCAGCCATGGGGTATGCCGAGGAGTCGGGGCTCCGCTTCGAGATGGGGCTGATCCGTAACCACTACGTGGGGCGCACCTTCATCGAGCCGGCCCAATCGATCCGCCACTTCGGCGTCAAGATCAAGCTCAACCCGGTGCGGGAGATCCTCAAGGGGAAGAGGGTGGTGGTCATCGACGATTCCATCGTCCGGGGAACCACCTCGCGCAAGATCGTCAAGATGGTCAGGAATGCCGGTGCGAAAGAGGTCCATATGCGGATATCCTCGCCACCCACCAGTTACCCCTGCTACTACGGCATCGACACCCCGAACCGGAAAGAGCTGATCTCCTCATCCCATACCATCGAGGAGATCCGGCGGTACATCACTGCCGATTCGCTCGGCTACCTCTCCCGTGAAGGCCTGATGCAGGCTGTGGGAGGGAAGGCCGGCTGTCACTGCCATGCCTGTTTCACCGGCGAGTACCCCATTCAATTTCCCCGGCTCGGGCCTGAGCCGCAACTCGACCTATTTGAAAAGGAGCCACTGTTATGA
- the pyrE gene encoding orotate phosphoribosyltransferase produces MTDRERLKQIIMELSYEKRRVTLASGRESDFYFDGKQTTLHAEGGFLVGKLFYEAAKGFEGVQAVGGITLGADPIATATSIAALLDGNPLHAFIIRKEPKGHGTGQWLEGRKNLPVGTKVVIVEDVVTTGGSSMKAVRRAEEEGLKVLGIVSLVDREEGGRENIEAEGYVLKAIFGRTELTGE; encoded by the coding sequence ATGACCGATCGGGAGCGTTTGAAGCAGATCATCATGGAGCTGTCCTACGAAAAGCGGAGGGTGACTCTCGCCTCCGGCCGGGAGAGCGATTTCTATTTTGACGGCAAGCAGACCACACTCCATGCAGAAGGGGGCTTTCTGGTGGGGAAGCTCTTCTATGAGGCCGCCAAGGGGTTCGAGGGGGTACAGGCAGTTGGCGGGATCACCCTCGGCGCAGACCCGATTGCCACGGCAACCTCCATTGCCGCCCTTCTGGACGGCAACCCGCTGCATGCGTTCATCATCCGCAAGGAGCCCAAGGGGCACGGCACCGGCCAGTGGCTGGAAGGGCGCAAGAACCTTCCTGTCGGCACCAAGGTGGTCATCGTGGAGGACGTGGTCACCACCGGCGGCTCTTCCATGAAAGCGGTGCGGCGGGCAGAAGAAGAAGGGCTCAAGGTGCTCGGCATTGTCTCCCTGGTTGACCGGGAAGAGGGTGGCCGCGAGAATATCGAGGCAGAAGGGTATGTGCTGAAGGCCATCTTCGGCAGAACCGAGTTGACCGGCGAATAA
- a CDS encoding YkgJ family cysteine cluster protein codes for MLHILDRYGALLAEVDAWFRRCMEAFPDDIRCNAGCSDCCRGLFDITLTDALFLRLGFARLPRELQESVRKKAAARLAEMERLWPELAPPFVLNDRPEEEWEQLMPDDDETPCVLLGDDGRCLVYEHRPMTCRLHGLPLIDPDGTLLHDEWCTLNFTEGSPVELPGLRAEFTRLFQEEVLLFHDVVTKLFKRDVRELDTFIPLAVLFDAERFDWEEWVERFVAAGEKAAALNRQERS; via the coding sequence ATACTCCATATCCTTGACCGCTACGGGGCGCTGCTTGCCGAGGTGGACGCCTGGTTCAGGCGCTGCATGGAGGCTTTCCCTGACGATATCCGCTGCAATGCCGGATGCAGCGACTGTTGCCGGGGACTGTTCGACATCACCCTGACGGACGCCCTGTTTCTGCGCCTCGGTTTTGCCCGGCTTCCCCGGGAACTGCAGGAATCGGTGCGAAAGAAGGCCGCAGCGCGGCTGGCAGAGATGGAGCGGCTCTGGCCGGAACTGGCGCCCCCATTCGTCCTTAACGATCGGCCCGAAGAGGAGTGGGAACAGCTCATGCCCGATGACGACGAGACCCCCTGCGTCCTCCTGGGGGACGACGGCCGCTGCCTTGTCTATGAGCATCGCCCCATGACCTGCAGGCTCCACGGGCTGCCGCTCATCGACCCTGACGGCACCCTGCTGCACGACGAGTGGTGTACGCTCAATTTCACCGAAGGATCGCCTGTGGAACTGCCGGGATTACGGGCAGAGTTCACCCGCCTGTTCCAGGAGGAAGTCCTTTTGTTTCATGATGTTGTTACTAAATTGTTCAAGCGTGACGTGAGGGAATTGGATACCTTTATCCCGCTGGCCGTGCTGTTCGATGCTGAGCGGTTTGATTGGGAGGAATGGGTGGAGCGGTTCGTGGCCGCAGGAGAGAAAGCGGCCGCACTCAATCGGCAGGAGCGATCCTGA
- a CDS encoding phosphoribosylglycinamide formyltransferase, which yields MTDTGRQAVAVGVLVSGNGTNLQSIIDRIESGELLARIACVISNKADAFALERARRHSIPAIHLDHRQYQNREAYDAALVTTLGTHGVELVVLAGFMRILTPVIIDAFPNRIMNIHPALLPAFPGLHAQQQALDYGVKVSGCTVHFVDAGCDTGPIIIQAVVPVVEGDTEDSLSQRIHKEEHRIYPEAIQLYAKRRLTIEGRCVRIAPAD from the coding sequence ATGACTGACACCGGCAGACAGGCAGTCGCCGTTGGGGTGCTGGTTTCGGGAAACGGCACCAACCTGCAGTCGATCATCGACCGGATCGAGTCCGGCGAGCTGTTGGCCCGTATTGCCTGCGTCATCAGCAACAAGGCCGACGCCTTTGCCTTGGAGCGTGCCCGTCGCCACTCCATCCCCGCCATCCATCTCGACCACAGGCAGTACCAGAACCGTGAGGCCTACGACGCCGCCCTGGTTACCACCCTGGGAACACACGGCGTTGAACTCGTCGTACTTGCCGGGTTCATGCGGATACTCACCCCGGTGATCATCGACGCTTTTCCCAACCGGATCATGAATATCCATCCGGCTCTGCTCCCCGCCTTCCCCGGCCTCCATGCCCAGCAGCAGGCGCTCGACTACGGGGTAAAGGTCAGCGGTTGCACGGTTCACTTCGTCGATGCCGGCTGCGATACCGGCCCGATCATCATCCAGGCTGTCGTGCCGGTCGTCGAAGGCGACACCGAAGATTCCCTGTCCCAGCGAATCCACAAGGAAGAACACCGGATCTACCCGGAGGCCATCCAGCTCTACGCAAAGAGGCGCCTCACCATCGAGGGGCGTTGCGTCAGGATCGCTCCTGCCGATTGA